A segment of the Carya illinoinensis cultivar Pawnee chromosome 1, C.illinoinensisPawnee_v1, whole genome shotgun sequence genome:
TGGAGGCTCATCTGGATATGTTTCTGTGTGCGAGAAAATCAAAGCCAACTGAACTGCAACAGAAATTTCAGAAGAAGTTTATGTCCACGGGAAATTTCCAACATCCAAAATGGTAAACCAGCAAACAAAGTCTCCCAAAAGTTTTTTGAGTGCATATTAGGAAGGAAAGATTATCGATGTAAAAGATAACTGAAGAATAACCTGGAAAGGACAGCTCGTCTACTTCATCATCCTGTTAAACATAAAGCAATATTATACATAAAAGGAAATACATTTGCCACAGACAATatgttgaaagaaaaatttaaaagtatcctcaattttttttaagtgttatCCTTGATTTTCTAAGTGCATATAAAACCAACAGTAATAAGATTTCCTTATAAGTAAGAATATACCAATAGCACAACTGTAAGTATAAATTCTCAATCTGATTCTGAAATAACCCAAGAAACTCTTTTCCAACGTTTTTTTAGGAGGCATTCTTGTACAAATAAGTAGCTCATTGATCACCATTGATTAGGATAAAATTCAAGCCTCTATCACAAACAATTAACCCTGATCTATGGAGTCGAACATACGCATTTACAATCAACGTAGCTATTGAATTACAAGATAGTAGACATAAAACTTCACCCCACAATGCATCGTCAATAAGAACATAGAAGTATCATTATAAGTTATAACCCATAAAAAAGAGTCATATACATGCAACAAATGTCCATGATGATTGAAACTCTTTTAGAAGTGAGAAATACATGCATAACTTTTTTTACATAATTCCTATGTTCCCCGATTTTATGATAGTAGTTCTAGTACACTGCTTCTCATAAAGTTGGCATGAGCACAATCTTGTGTCCAGCTTCACCGGCTAAATAGCACCAATAAACTTATTCTACCGACTTACTTAGCATTGAGAGGCACTCCCaaccacaaaataaataaataaaataaataaaaaacaatcgGATATCTTTTAATGCCGTTTTAGAGCATCAAACAGAAACGAGCTTCACATAAACTctgccaacaaaaataaataaaaaatcaaacaaaccaCACTGAAGAATGATAAGATGCACCTGTGGAGATAACGTTATTTGGAAGCATCGATTGGAAGTAGCTAAACCACTCTCACTAGAGTGAATTTCTGTCACAAAACGGAGACACATTACATGCCAAAACaaccaaattaaaataagaatagCCATGATAATAGGAATTGAGTTCAGAGACGGAAATAGCATAACAGACCTTTGAAATCATCCATAAGTATTGCTTCCAAGGCCTCAATTTCCATCGCCTGCTCCTGTACATAGTCTGTTCACATGTTCATCGATATTAAAAGAACAATAATCGTAAACAAACTTCAGCGCAATTGGGTTAACAATGAAATAAATTCCATCGAGTCAATTCGATATCAAGGCTATACCTAGAAAACACGGATCCGTAAGAAACAAAAATCCTTACGTTTATTCGGAAAATACAGTTTCCTAGCAATAGTTGAAAGGAGTGAAGGAAGATTAAATACCAGTCATGGTTATGATTCTTATGAACAGCCTTTCGATAGTTATTTCTCGCTTCTGATTCGCCGGCAAAAAATTTCAGTGACTCCAAGAGCTCAAagcactctctctttctccgtgAGACGGCCACCCCAGTCCCCCCTACTATCGCTtcgtaatttatttatttgtgaatAGCCTTTTGATACGTTGTTGTATTGTATTGCCACTTTTCATCATACGACAAaagataaaaagtaaaaattcggcagtaattttttgtttttccgtATGAAATCTGCCAtttgtgtaatttttatttttattttttttataaataactcCATGTACCGTCAAAGACATCAATCCTAGTCTCACTTGTATAAATTGTGTCCATGGCTCCATCCACTTCAACCGAATATACATGACAACATGAGACTACACGTGGCCAATATCATCTTCAGGGTTGCCGCTGCCTGCCGCTTAGGTTTGGCGCCCCCTTGACCTGCATTTTATATACTCGGCAGCCGATTTAGTAGAACAATCGAAATAAATCCGGTCCATCATTGCCAGCTTACGATTTAATTTTACTCCCTCCCTGTTatgctctctccctctctcggcaaaaatagtaaaatactcCCTTTCTAAATTAGAGATATTATTTAAGAGCGTTAAATCGTGTTAACGAGTCATATTCGTATCGTgttaaagtatatatattatactatataagtcAACACTAATCAAATCCGTTaagtttatcgtgtcaaaattttaaattttaacacgatccattaacataacgggttaTATCGTATCAATCTATTTTGATCaattagtgaatattatgaaataggttaacacgatGCAAAACGActtgtttcaaactgtttatgtaaatgggttgaatatacctgaaattaacctgtttgacttgattaaatttatcataattttatataaatattaaaatcatgatatttataaaaattataaaactaactatatgtccaaaattacaatctaaacaataaaaatatcgaaattgaaattctaacaattttacttttaggtataagggtatatttgtaattttaactttcttaacctGTCATAACAGGTTGACATGTTATCAACCTATTAAGTAATCAGGGCTTAACAGGTCAATCTGTTTTGACCCGAATCCATTAAGACTAAACCATAatctattattataatattatgttcGTATTGGATTAACGAGTTGTGTAACATATTACCACCCCTAATattttctccctctctccctgAGTTCAAGGAAAGGATATGGGCTGTACCAATAGAATCTCAAGTTTCGTTACATAGCATAAACAGATTCGAGTGAAATAGGCAAAGGAATATGAAGGATCTGGGTGGTTAGAGTTAAGGATTATGGCGGTGTGACTATATACTGTCTTTGAACATGGTGATGATCCTCAAATGGTATTGTGAAGCTGAGAAAACAAGGTGAATAAGAGAACTAAAGAATCGACAAAAGGAATAGAAAAGATCTTGACGCTGGTCTAGTAGAATGGCACAAGATGGCAAAAGGTGGCTGATCGGAGTTCTTTGTGATGATCCAAGCACTTTCCTGTGCCGATTGATGGTGGGTGACTTTGGTTTTTCATTTCTTATACTGCTGAACTTCATGGAGTTGCTGTTTCGActtcttgtttttgttgttgCATAGTGGTGGTGTGAATGGGAAAAACTAATAGGTGTTTCATGGTACTGCTAGGGTGATTCCCTATAGTGGTGCATGGTGGAGGAGGGTTGAGACCGATGCAAGAAAATTTGCTCTATTTTTGACTTCCTAAAATATAGGCTCTCTGGTTGCATGTGTCGATAGTGCAACAGTTATGGCAAAGCAGCCACAGACGGTGGGGTAAGATTGGTGGAGGAGAGAACACAAGGGAGGGGAGACGCATGTGGGAGGGGCAATCATTGCAAATGCAAAATGGGAGAGGTAAGGATTGAAACCTGCgtttagaaggaaaaaaaaaaaaaaaaaaaaaaaaaaaaaaaaaaacatgttagCTTGTTTGTGGTGTGACATGAACAGTAAGTGGATGTGTagcaaaattcattttctttttagtttttgtttaacTTACTTTATTTTTCACTTCTTGTGACGTGTGGGAGTGTTTTATTGGTAGTGAAGTAGCTTACGGGCACATGCTTGGAATTCTATTAATCATTCTCATATcacatgttatatataattttttttttataaaaagaaaaaaaaatctcttatcaaatatgtggtgtataaataatgagtagaataatttaattaatttatgaataataaaatttaaaataaataaaataaatataatatgtggtGTGTGCAAATCTCAAAATGAAATGATCAAAACTATCAAATTGAAGGTAGAGGATGAAGGAAATAGTTACTGTGACCTATGAAGTGTACTTTTGCATGGGACACGGCTACGTCAACGGAGTAACTTTATCGATACATTTCAAACAGTAGAGAatcaaaatttaagaatgaaaaatattatctttCAAAAGTCGAAATAGTATGTTTGAACAGTGGGACAATGGCTTAgatttatatgtataatataggTAAGGAAAAATGTtagtaaaaaaaagaaaaagaaaacatcaacatcatCCAAATCGGAATATATAAAGCATGACTTTTGTGCTACAGTTCCAACAAATTTACCGCACATTGTAGCTTACCTAAatctttctttagttttttattatttctctcttctctctccattGCTATTTCTTCGAAGCAATTAATTCCAagttgatatttttaaataaagataacGTAGCATTTTAGCATTATAAATTGGAAAATAGTACATcttgaagtaataaagcagtggATTGTTCCAAATAGAGGAAAGgtaaaagtgaattttgatgCAGATTATGGCAACAACATGCTTCCAAAAATCAGTTGTAAATCAACCAATTACTGTTCAGTGTATGACTTTGTAGAAAGCTGTTAGAGTTTTGTGCTTATCTGGATTTTAGCCAAGTAATTTTGAAAGAGATGCTCTTGTAGTAATCAAAGTAGTTCACAGTAATGACATGTGTATTGCTTGGTATGAGCAACTAATAGAACATCTGAAGATAGTGTTCAAAAATTCATCTGGGTGGAGCTTGAAGTTCACACACAAGGAAAGGAATACTGTTGTACATCGGCTAACCAAGTCTGCACTACGACAGCAAGGGGATGAATGTTGGATTGATGTTTTGAATGACAGATTGTGTAACATTTATTGATTAATGACaaatatgattttgtttgattaaaaaaaaaaaaagaagttgaatGCGTTCCACGAAATGATACAAAAGTTAAACTCATTCACGTTTTTCATAAATGCTTGATAATGTCGgactaaattttcaaacaattagtgttagataaaaataactgtTATCTAGAATTActgttaaaaaatgataaatgacATAAAAAGACTgctagataaaataataaatatgattgttAGGTTCTGAGAGTATGACCattgaatatataaaataaaagaataataaataattattaaaatagaaatttaatattGTAGCCAAACTTTATCATTATTTAGTATCAAATataagtaatgctatatatagttgTGGAGTGTGCAAACGTTGCgcagttacttttaaaaagggtgagattcacgattaaaaaattaattttttttttatataggtctcgtattaatttatttttttcaaaaagattatacGACATTTACACaattacaattacaaatatcatttctcatcaaatatatattttctaactaaattttagttagaaaaataaataagcccgttgcactaaaaaaaataatagattcttatactcatcatctatacacTATAGTAATACCTAatatatgttaagaaaaaaataaaaatatgtatataaattaagaatgataagagtttaattttttaaaggaaaatgctgTATTTATCGAGAATGTTGCTCTACAAAAGTCActtattgatattttattttattttatgtttcttaattattaagaattttattaaaaataaatttgtaatattttttaaatacttttagaaaaaaaaaaaaaaactatgttaAAAAAGGCCAGCCTTATGAACTTATCGGTCACCACCCTCTCGCACTACAGCGACTCTTTTCTAAAAATAACTGAATACGGAAAACCTAACCTCTAACTAAATTTatgttcattattattattttttaataaataaagtcTCGTGACGACAACGAAATAAAGAAATACTCTGCCCAAGtcttttaaaaagaatgaaatttattattaaataaataatttttttatatttatttatttgtataaaaaaaaaaaaaagcgaacttaatactgaaattatttatattcttttaattcaatCCAAAACGATACAAAAAATAACTCTTCCGCTGGTAATTTACTAATTTCTCATCTCCGAGCGGTTTTTCAACTTTGGCCTCTGTCACTTGCGCACTCTCCCTCGGCGAAAAAGATAGCAAAAGGTACGTTTGATCCGAACACCCAAGCTCTTTCTCATCCGTCCAGCAACTCATTCGTCCTCTCTCTGTATACGCAGACTGCCAGTCGCAGACAGGGCTTAGAAAACCTCTAAGACGGAACTCAACTAGAGAAGATCGTAGAAAATCAGATAAATAACCGAAATATTTGAAACAGATTTTAGAAAAGGTCTGATGAAAAATATTGGAAAAGAACGTAAAGTTAGATCCTTTCCTTCTAATATATATCCGTATGCATTTGTAGTTCTTCCTCTCCGCTCAGATCTCCTTCATCCATAAAGTCTCCAATCATAGCGCCTCTCGCTCCTCAgtgagttttcttttttctttttaataattttctgcctcttttctttctttctttattattattatttttttaattttgttttttgggtcTTGCGTTGCATGCAATGGTATGAATTTCTGATATTTGTTGTTCCTGGGTTTTGTTGCTCGTGGTTGTCAGGTTGAGAAGCCCGGGCATTCGCTCATGAAACCGAGGCGTTGGACCATTTTGGGACTTGAGAATACACGGCCGAGATTGATTATTTGAGGTcacaatatttttcctttttattgggTTTCGTTGTTTGAGTTGttctttgtttgttgttgttccTGATATGGGGAGTAGTTCTGGTGAGGCCAAATCCAACGGCATCGATGCGTCGGTGGGCGGGTTGGTTTGGGTCCGCCGCAGAAACGGGTCGTGGTGGCCGGGCCGTATAATGGGCCTCGACGAGTTGTCGGAGGGTTCCTTGGTTTCGCCGAGATCGGGGACTCCCGTTAAGCTTCTGGGTCGCGAGGACGCAAGCGTGTGAGTGCTCTTTCTTATTttacactctctctcttcttgttTACCTTGGTTGCTAATTGGGTTTTTGGGATTTTTTCCGTTTCTCTAAGTTTTTGTGTTGGTTGGTGTTCTTTGAGCTTCATATTCACTGCGTTTTGATGTGCTTTTTAAATGATTGTAGGTAAATTGTTCGGTTAATTTCCTCTGCAAGTGCTTGATGTCAATGTTGGTGGTTATTATGCGTTATAATAACGCATTGTAACCGGCAATGCATCTTTACGGAAAAAACAAAGATTATGTAATAGGGCTGAGGATGCAGTCCTgctagtttttttctttctttatttattttttatttttataggtagtCTTGCAAGATTTCTATTTTTACTAATATTCTTAGATTCTGATAATCTGCAGAAGTCtgggtctttttatttttattttttgaggaaATATAAAACTACCGAACTCGTACTTCATAAGGAGATGGCCCTTCCCACAAGccaaagaaaagcaaaaataaCACAGAAAAACTGGCTTCCGAATTTAATGCTTGACcttgttatatatgctatttcctCTACGATCACCTCTCAGCACCAGGTGGGTATGGTAAACAGTTGCCGGATACCATCGACCTTGACCCTCTTTGTAAGGAAAAATTATGCCGGTGCCATTACTGTACCGCTTTCTGTATCCTTTCATTATCATATCTGCTGGGTAATGGGACTGATGGTGCAAAAACTATATGCTTCTTGAAAGAATACGCAAGatttggaaagaaagaaaacagggAAATTCAATTGATATGAGGTGGTTTATCGTTTCCACCTTGTTTTGTGGACTAAACCCGAACTTCTTTTTCTCAGCTTATTTTTTACCATTTCTCATACCAATATTTAACTGCTTCTCGAGTTGCcactatcaatattttttatctgttgCAATATAGTTCATCATAACAGGTACCGTCTATGTTTTCCTACTCATTTGCCAAGTTCTTTATTTCTATATTGTTGATTGAAATTGACTGTTGAGTTGTGAGTTGTTTTTGCAAACATTGAATCTATCTCTTGCATGCATTGAATCTATCTCTTTAGCGCGGCACACGTAGTTTCCGAGAGTATAGTTATAGGTAAGAAAATTGCTAATGTTAACTTGATGATTGATTTCTTACCCCTCCCCCCTTCTTTAGTGATTGGAGACTTGTTGTGTATAAGCCAGGGTGGGACACATTTATAATGTCATTACCTTGCTATCATTTTTAACTGATGGTGTCACTTGGTTGACAAAACCCCTCTTTGTTTGTTGGTACAGGGATTGGTATAACCTTGAAAAATCCAAGAGGGTAAAGGCGTTTCGGTGTGGGGAGTATGATGAATGCATTGAAAAAGCAAAGGCTTCTGCAGCTAATTGCAATAAAAAAGCTGTTAAATATGCTCGAAGGGAAGATGCGATTCTCCATGCTCTCGAGATTGAGAGTGTCCGCCTGGGCAAGGATCGATTGGACTTCTTTCAAAGGGATAATTCAGGAGGAGACCTTGGTATTGCCAGAGAGTCGCCTAGTATGTCTCATTCTGGTGAAGAAAATGAGGATATGGATGATGATGCAAGTGATTATGAAGATAACTCAAATTCAGCACCCGAGTTATCTCAATCTGGTTTATCTTTCGAAGAGCCAAATCATAATACTTTATATAAGGTGCAAGCTGTCATAAGAAGAAGAACCCCAAATGATTCTGAGGATGATGGAACAGAAGGAGTTAAGCGAATGAGAGGACTTGAGGACCTGGGCATGGGTGTTGTGTCGAAAAGAAAGACAGGAGGGGTGCTTGATTTAGTTCAACAAGATGGCGCTTCACTCTGTGATTCAAGTGGTGGGAATTGCATATCTAATGGAATTCCTGTCAATGGTAGCAAAAGTTATTTGTTGTCACTTAAAAGAAAGAGATCTCAAGTGGTGAATGTTCatgaatttttgaaaagaaaaagtcgCCGCCGACCATTAACGAAGGTTTTGGAGAGTACTGCCATGGTGTTTGTTCCAGTTATTTGTGATCAGCTTCCCAGTTCAAGTGGTTCACCTCTTCAGGGCATATCTGATGGTAGGGTTTCGGTTTTAGAATCTAAAGATATGAAGAAATCTGCGACAGTTAACAAGAATTCAGATAGCATTGAGATTTCGTGTGAGAATGGAGTCCCTTTAAAGGCTTCTGAACTTGCTTGTGATGCTTCTGATATCGTTTACAAGACGAAGGAGAGTGAAACTTCCAGTGTAACTGCGTTGGTGGAGAATGATTCTTCTGATAGGTTATTTGATGTACCATTTGTTGGGGTCCTTGGGGAGGAAAAACACTCTGCAGGTATTTtcaagtaaaattataaaagtcGTTAACATCAAGTGTACATAATCTCTTCTTTTTGTCTTTATTATGGGTACACATCCAAAATGATGATAAATTTGCTTCTTTTTTCAtctctgtttttattttagattatcCTTCtggggggtgggggtggggaaGAATATGCGAGGGAAATTTTAAAGAAAGGgcagaaaaagaaggaaaactaTAGCACTCTTGAAAATATGAGCCATTCAATATATCTTCCAAAGAGGAATATGGGAATGTTTCATCAAGATGCTTGTTCACATCTGCTAAGCCACCAATTAGTGGGGTCTTAAGCCAGGATCTGagactattttcttaaaaagttaaaattgaaaGTATATTAAGCCCTGGTGTTTAGTCCAATGAAGGTTGATGTATGTAAACATATTGTTTGAGCAGGAAACTTGATAAGTATGCATGCTTGGTCTCTTGTGCACTTCTATGATATGTGTGTGTCTGAGTGTTCTGCACCACTGGGTCCCGGGTGGTGGGGGTGGGGTGGGTGTAGTCGCCCTGCAGGGGAAGATACTGGGTGATGAGAGAATGCTCTTGGTAGAGATTGAAGAATGCGTGCCAAATAGATGAATATTTGGGAAGACAGTTTGTGATTTTGTTGGTTTACAAATTTGGAAATACTTTTATCAGCCCTAATGGCTAGGAAGTAATGAAGCTCCTGAGATGTTGGATCTGGCGCTATGGATGTTGTTTGTAAATGCTACTTGCGACTGTGCGGacacatttgaatttatatttctgtttttggatttaaatttaCACCCTTAACACATACCTTCATTTTCTATTTCAGTGATAGATAGTATTAGCATGTAGGCATTAATTAGCTTCCTGGATATATGTTTCCAGCGATGAGAGGAAGGATAGAGGTGACAGGACATATGCCTTCCATCCATGAGTCAGCCAGAGTATTTTAAGTTTTACTTTCACAGTCAGAGTTACCTAATAATTTATCTCATCATCTTCCTGCAAGCTATCTATTAGTGTAACGTGGTAATCTGTTTGTTCATTCCGCTGGTTGTGGGTAAAAATGTTTCTCTGTGCTCACGCATGATCTGTTCTGCCAGGTCTTTCGCCTATACCTGTGTCTGTTTCATCTGGAAGGCCTCACATTGCTGCACTGGGAAGGCAATCTAGTCAGAGTAGTCCAGCTGAAGCTGTATCTTTGAGACATGAGGGACTTAACGAATCTGGTTCTACCAGTTCAGCTGCTGTTCACGTTAATAATATTACCCAGAGGATAGAGAAAGGTAGTTCAAAGTGGCAGTTAAAACGAAAGAGGAATTCAAGAAACTTaagtaaaaatagaaaacagGTCTCCAGAAAACTTGCGGACATGGATGATGAATCCAATGCTTATTTGGCAGGTATAGGGCACTTGGAAGGTTCAGATCAGAAAGTTGATTGCACTGGTGTTGGTGGAGGCCCCACTTCATATAATTCTGCCTCACGGCCAAAGTCCAAATCGATTGCTGAAGCCCCAGAAGATGGATTCAGGGACTGGGGCAAGCATGTGTCGAGGGATTCTCATATTAGAGTGCCAAAAGCTGAGGTGAAGCTATCACCTGATGGCACTTCGACACCTCAAAGGTCACTTCCGTTTCGTCAATCCCGATTTACGGTTCGCTCCAGATATCAGATACCAGGTTTTCCTGCCAGAAATATTTCCACTGATGCTTCATTATATGATGTTAAGATTGAGGTGAAAGCGAGCTATCGGCCACAGCAtgttccattggtttccctaaTGAGTAAGTTGAATGGTAAAGCCATTGTTGGTCACCCTCTCACAGTTGAGGTTTTGTATGATGGCTGTTGTGATGATCTCTTGAGTAGCATGGAGTGCAGCCTGGAAGTTGGTGAAATGCATAATGCTGTGAAGCGAAATTCAGTAACTGGAAGAGTTAGTGCCAAGCACTTAGCATTGCGACCACGTTTTTCATTGGCCAAATCATCAAAGATAAAGAAATCTGGGTTATTGTCTAAAAAGACGCGGAAACTGTCTTCATTGACTGGTCACAAGCAGTTTGAAGAAGAGCGGAAACCAGTGATAGAAAAGCCCAAAGGTCCTGTCATAGCGTGCATCCCTTTAAAAGTAGCCTTCAGTAGAATAAATGAAGCAGTGAATGGATTGGCACGGCCAATGCACTGTGCGTTAACATCATGCATCCCGTGAATTTGGTGCTGGGGGAGGAGTTGCAGTTGTTGTCTACCCAACTTTGG
Coding sequences within it:
- the LOC122281600 gene encoding uncharacterized protein At1g51745-like isoform X1, whose product is MGSSSGEAKSNGIDASVGGLVWVRRRNGSWWPGRIMGLDELSEGSLVSPRSGTPVKLLGREDASVDWYNLEKSKRVKAFRCGEYDECIEKAKASAANCNKKAVKYARREDAILHALEIESVRLGKDRLDFFQRDNSGGDLGIARESPSMSHSGEENEDMDDDASDYEDNSNSAPELSQSGLSFEEPNHNTLYKVQAVIRRRTPNDSEDDGTEGVKRMRGLEDLGMGVVSKRKTGGVLDLVQQDGASLCDSSGGNCISNGIPVNGSKSYLLSLKRKRSQVVNVHEFLKRKSRRRPLTKVLESTAMVFVPVICDQLPSSSGSPLQGISDGRVSVLESKDMKKSATVNKNSDSIEISCENGVPLKASELACDASDIVYKTKESETSSVTALVENDSSDRLFDVPFVGVLGEEKHSAGLSPIPVSVSSGRPHIAALGRQSSQSSPAEAVSLRHEGLNESGSTSSAAVHVNNITQRIEKGSSKWQLKRKRNSRNLSKNRKQVSRKLADMDDESNAYLAGIGHLEGSDQKVDCTGVGGGPTSYNSASRPKSKSIAEAPEDGFRDWGKHVSRDSHIRVPKAEVKLSPDGTSTPQRSLPFRQSRFTVRSRYQIPGFPARNISTDASLYDVKIEVKASYRPQHVPLVSLMSKLNGKAIVGHPLTVEVLYDGCCDDLLSSMECSLEVGEMHNAVKRNSVTGRVSAKHLALRPRFSLAKSSKIKKSGLLSKKTRKLSSLTGHKQFEEERKPVIEKPKGPVIACIPLKVAFSRINEAVNGLARPMHCALTSCIP
- the LOC122281600 gene encoding uncharacterized protein At1g51745-like isoform X2, which codes for MGSSSGEAKSNGIDASVGGLVWVRRRNGSWWPGRIMGLDELSEGSLVSPRSGTPVKLLGREDASVDWYNLEKSKRVKAFRCGEYDECIEKAKASAANCNKKAVKYARREDAILHALEIESVRLGKDRLDFFQRDNSGGDLGIARESPSMSHSGEENEDMDDDASDYEDNSNSAPELSQSGLSFEEPNHNTLYKVQAVIRRRTPNDSEDDGTEGVKRMRGLEDLGMGVVSKRKTGGVLDLVQQDGASLCDSSGGNCISNGIPVNGSKSYLLSLKRKRSQVVNVHEFLKRKSRRRPLTKVLESTAMVFVPVICDQLPSSSGSPLQGISDGRVSVLESKDMKKSATVNKNSDSIEISCENGVPLKASELACDASDIVYKTKESETSSVTALVENDSSDRLFDVPFVGVLGEEKHSAGLSPIPVSVSSGRPHIAALGRQSSQSSPAEAVSLRHEGLNESGSTSSAAVHVNNITQRIEKGIGHLEGSDQKVDCTGVGGGPTSYNSASRPKSKSIAEAPEDGFRDWGKHVSRDSHIRVPKAEVKLSPDGTSTPQRSLPFRQSRFTVRSRYQIPGFPARNISTDASLYDVKIEVKASYRPQHVPLVSLMSKLNGKAIVGHPLTVEVLYDGCCDDLLSSMECSLEVGEMHNAVKRNSVTGRVSAKHLALRPRFSLAKSSKIKKSGLLSKKTRKLSSLTGHKQFEEERKPVIEKPKGPVIACIPLKVAFSRINEAVNGLARPMHCALTSCIP